The Rosa rugosa chromosome 1, drRosRugo1.1, whole genome shotgun sequence genomic sequence CATTGTTGCTATATTCATCAGTCTGTAACTATTTAGCTCAgtgctcactttgagtactttatttcattttgttctccgagaggttttggttcttgtccctctctctcttcttgtgattttttttttcttttattaataaaataaaatagagggacgggcggtgggttcccggttgcGATGGCCCCCTTTCTTTCGAGATTGTGGGTGGGTGTCAGCCACCCCAAATCGGCTGTCacagaggaactaatatcgtctaatcctctatttaatttaataataaaaaaatttgtaaaaCTGGAGCTAGGATCTAGTTGGATATTAAAATAGCAAATAACTGCTAGTTTGGTCTGCTAGTGATTTCAcaaacacacatatatataggaaGTTGGAAGTGCCAAAAACCATTATCAATTACATGCAGTCGCCGTGCTGTTAATTTTCACCAACCAATGTAGAGCTCCACTTACAAATACTGCAGACTTATCAAGAGTATTAGTGTATTACCCATCATGATGAGGATAGTCCTGTATCCTTCTCCAATATTTTGTTCTTAACGTGTAAACCATGGATTTATAGATCCTAGTTTGGTCAGGTCTATAATCCAATAACGTAATTACCAACTTGTAGTCGTCACTATTATAGTCATAACGAAATCCATACTTCGTCTGCAAATACAGTTTTCGTATGGTAATTTTTTGCAATCTCTTGTACATGGATTCCGCAAGAAGATCGAACTAGTACCAGAGGCTTATACACATACCAAACCATCACAAGAACCTAAGATATCGAAATAGTACTCAGATACAGGACTTCGAAAGGAGAATCAGGTAGTTCATCCTTGAAGAAATTGATTGAGGTACGTACTTTCATTGGAAGCTTCAAAACAGTAGCATACTAGACGTTCAATACAGCCATTTAGACTCGAGATAATCTTTTTCTTAGGAGTATTGGTACTTCAGTTATCGTAACCATCCCAGGTAGACAGAGTAGTTAGATGTTTTTTCATGAATCAAGGTAATCTTTTTCTTGATACTTCTGAACAGGGAAAGGCCAAAAAGGTTGTTCCAACACAGCAACTgtggtttgaagttttgaaatccCAGATAGAAACGGGAACGTACTACGTACTCCCTACATGCTTTTTAAGGTGATTCCTTGCCATGTGCTTTTGATTCATGTAATGTTCTGATCTTCAGTGTCTCTCTTTTTGTAATTGTTATCTTCTTAGGATACTTGCAGAAAGAAAAGCAATCAGCAAAATCTCGGAAATGCTCAAACTTGTGTTCTGACTTCTGAGATAATCGAGTACACAAGTCCAACAGAAACTGCTATATGCAACCTGACATCAATTGCTCTAGCTACCCCGATTTGTCAGGGAGAAGGTTAGGCAATTTTGGTGTGCTtaaacttgtttattagtttaAGCCCTTTTAGTTCCTGACTGGGGGTCATCATATAAATTGTGACCTGTTACAGGGTGTTCTTGTGGAGTTGCATCATCTATCGATCCAAGCTTGTTGGAAGCAAAGGTTCCAAGAATCGATACAGAGGTCTGAGCTCTTATTGAAATCCCCAATGAAAGTGGTTGGCTTAATCCTTTTTGCTTAACATACATGCTGTCTAAAAATATGGAGAATGTTTCTGTGTGACTGCCATTTTAGTAAGGGATTAGTTTATGTTTTTCTTGCGCTGTCATTTAGGTCACTGCAATTGTCACTGTAAACCTCAACAAAATAATTGATGTTAATTACTATCCTGTTGAGTGTGCAAAGACGTCTAATTTTAATTTACGACATGGGCCAATTGGGATTGGGGTTCAGGGTCTTGCTGATACCTTCATCTTGCATGGCATGTCCTTTGATTCACCCGAGGTAATTTCCATTTTAGGTTTAATGCTTTCTTTTAGCCTAACATTTGTACAATATTGGTTTGTTTTAGGCTTTTAGCCTAATGTTGGGTTGactattctttttctttaaacCGTAGGCTCAACAACTAAGCAAGGATTTTTTGGAGACCATTTACTACCATTCAGGGAGCAAGCTTCTTTTGAGTTAGCTGCAGAAGAAGGCCCATACGAAACATACAGCAGCTCTCCAGTTAGCAAGGTACTACTTTTATGTAGCAGGCTTTTCATTCTTACAGTTCTAACTTCTAAGCATGTTTAAACATTCCCAGATTGAGCTTTGGATAGTTTTATGGTTTTAGGATACTCTCCGGAGAACTTGCATTTTCATCTATCTTAATGACTTAAATATTTAACTTTTACATTCTAACACATCCAACTATTTTTATGTTAACATCAGTAATAGTtagtgattttttttctttttagggaATTCTTCAACCAGACATTGGGATGCAACACCTTCTGACTGATCGGACTGGGGTGCTCTTCGGAAAATGACATCACAGAATGGAGTTAGAAATTCACTTCTTCTTGCTCCAATGCCTGCTGCTTCAACTAGCCAAATCCTTGGAAAAATGACTGCTTCGAGCCATATACCTCCAATATCTACTGTCAAAGGGTTCTGACTGATGATGTGTTAACAGCAGGTTTACAACTTCCAAGATCCCAAAGGTTAAACTTGGAACTCGATCAAGAGTTTGAGGTAATATATAATGCTAATGCATTTGCATGCCCGGTGCTGAAGAAGATGGGATCTCCAttataaaatataaaacatATGCATGCCTTCAAGAAAGAATCACTTTCTTTGACATTGAGCTTATAGGCATGGAGCTGATGATCATGCCTAATTCTTACTTCATTTTTCCCATTATGGCTACGGTTATCCTGTTAACACTTAGCACCCCTTTTTTCTGTAAATGTAAGCATTCTTTTGTAAGCTTCACATACAATGGAGGAGCATTTATAAGTTAATTTAAAGTGAACAAAGTCACAAATTCTTAGAAATTAAATGccacccacttttttttttttttggttgaaacggggtttggaacccagcctactTAGGAGACTCAGCCCCACATCCGGTTTCATTTATTGAAATATAATTTTGCATTTTGGAGGGGGTGGGGGGAGGACACATATATTCTAAACCCCTAGCTACATTAGAAAGATTACATTGATCATCATAAGAAAATGTCACCCACTTTaatcaaaagaaaatacaaaaaagtCAAGtggagaaaaggagaaaaatgcAAGTACAAAATTTATAGTTTATACCACCAGCAGTACGTACTAGTAGTTTAGGCAATTAGTTGGCTTGAAGGATACCACTTTTCTATCCAAGTCAAAACCAACCAAGAAATTTTCCTGGAAAATGGCTCCATAAATATTACCAAGATCAGACGTGCTTTGCATTCCAAAGCATACTAGTTCATTTTTGAATCTAAAGAATATTTGTTCTGCCATTAACTCCACTTTGCCACCACCCTCGAAATGAATAGCCACTTTTGGTTCGTTTGGAATTGTcgtagagtttttttttttttgagaaaatagataacttcattcatttatccatggccagaaggcacgtacatcaaatGCTgtattacaccaaaatcataaatgataTAAGCTACCAGACAAAggacaggtgaccctcactATTAACACAttcgctcacttattgagcctaaccaCAAGAAAGAAAATCCTCCCTACCAACTTCCCATGAAGTAGTAACTTagccgcctagagacctcaattggtgtacaactagagaaactaagagTTGAGGCACAATAGTTCTCTCAGAAAACCCTACCCCTCTAGTCGGCGTCTCCCGCCGTCCTTGCTGCTTTCTCACTGTGCCATGGCTACCATCGACGCCGTCACTGCCAGCTTTGCTGCCTCACTGGCGCTGGCTGAAGGGGGTAAAGCCCCGGATTTGGGAAAGATTGGTGGAGGACCAGTCCGGCGGTCTCTGCAATCTTTTCTTCTCGGAAAACCACTAACTCGTAAACCGGTGGATTCCAATGCCTTCAAGTCTCAACTTTTCAGAACCTGGATGGTGGAGAAGGCCTTCCGCGTCCAAGCAAAGGCGGACAACAGGTTTCTGTTCTCCTTCGACCTAGCTAGAGATCGGAACAAGGTTCTTAAGGGTGGTGTTTGGTGTTACGACCGGGCTCCGATCTGTCTGGAGGAGTATGATGGGGTCATCCCCATCGCCGATGTCCCTCTGAAGCACGTTCGGATgtgggttagggtttcgggTATCCCTCCTCTCTACGAGGAACCCGACAACCTCATTCTCATTGGAAACCTTCTGGGCGGCTACTTGGACTATGATAAGCGAGAGTTTCGCAAAGGGATTGTGCGCATCTTCTTCTCCCATGATATTTCAAAACCGGTTCTTCTCGAGCGTCGGGTCTTCCTGGCCCCCGGCGTTGAACCTATTTTGCAGTTTCAGTTCGAACACCTTAAGGGTAGATGTCCTCAGTGTGGTTTGATCACGCATTCTGGGGCGAAGTGTGAGGAGCCAGCGGCTCTTTCTGACCCTAGGGTTGTGACCTTTGGTGGCGGCTCTTCTTCCTTGGGCGGTTATTTTGCGTTCTCTGCCAAGAACCCCCGTGCGCCACCtttgtcttcttcctctctGCTGCCACGGAAGAAGCCAGTTATTCGACGTCTAGAACGAGTCACCACTGTATCTGTTGGTCCTGACGGTACTGTGCCAAACTCGTCAACTTTGGAAGGTATGGCCCATGAGGTTACATTGCAGGTTATGGCTACTGGGGTGACCTCGGTGGAACAGTCTGCTTTAGGTACCAAGGATCTTCCACCGGCCTCTACTATGCAAGCTGGTCAGCAGCAAATTGTGACCTATAAGAAGAGAGGTCGCCCAGGGGTAGCTGAACCCTCTCCTAAGAAAGTCAAAACTATACTGGGAGGCAAGATTCCCACTCTGCATGCGGAAGCTCTTGGTTTGACTGAAGCTGAGGATGATGTCACGCTTGTGACACTGAAGAAGAGGTTGGGTAGGCCGCTTGGAAGCAAAAATAAGGGTCTCCGGCCGCACAAGAAAGCGGGTTTGACTCCTTTGCGTCTTACCTATCCGGATATTGCTGCTACCCAGGAGATTGGCCCTAAAGCTAAGGGCAAAGGGAAACTCTAGGTTTCCCGGTTCTCTTCTGTGCCTAGTATTTGCTTTCTAGAGTCTAGTGCTATGTAAGTTAGCTTCTctaattgtacaccaattgaggtctctaggcaatTAGGGTTGTTATAACAAGAAGCTTAGatagttttgggttttgggcATTTAACTAGGTACTGTAATAAGTGAGCGCATTTGTCTACAGTGAGGGTCCCCTGTCATTTGCTTGGCAGCTCGTGCCAGCTAGAACTGTTGGTATGAGGCAGCttgtgatgtatgtgccttctggccatggataagttaatgaaattatctattttctctaaaaaaaaaagagttgagGCACAATGAAGTTGAATTATCTTCCGAGTCAGTGTAAATGTACGGCTCTAATTCTGGATCAAGCGTCATATTCAACTGAGTTACCACTCGGTCAAAAATATCTCGAGGTACATCTCCAAGAGTTGAGCCTGAGTCGACAATCATGTTAAGTTTATTGGCCAATGTCTTTGATGAGTTGAACGGAACAAATTCATTTCCGATGGTAATTCCTTCTACCGCCACAACATAAGATTCTCCTTCTATATCAACCAATGGTGTTGAGACCACCCCTTCACCCAAAACTTCACTCCCATTCCCAAAATTGATCTGGCTTTTAGTTGAGGGATCAGTATCTAGGGGCACCAAGCAATAAGAAAATCTCTTCCCTCCAACATGGGGAGCAATTTGAGAAACAAATGACAAGGGCCCCTTTCCAAGCCCAATCACTCCCATTTGATTTCCAGTTGCACCAACAGGACCAGCATCATTCAAAAACCCACACCCAAAGACAATATCTTTTAGAGTTACAACTTTACCTGTTTTGGATGTCAAGGTAATTGTTTCTTTTGCCAATACGCCTGTAGAGGATGCCTTGTCTGCATACGTGACACGATAATCACAATTTCCTTCAGGAAATTTTCTACAAATGTTTGGTGAATAGTTTGGTGGTCTGGCATCTCCAAGAAGTCTACACTCCCTTGCAGAACAAGTAATGTTTCTATAAGTCGAGGAATTTCTCGAGTCGAAGAGGGCATATTTGGTCTCGTAGCAAGCTTGACACGGCTGACATTGCGTCCATATTAGATCGCTACCTGTATTTGCAGGCTGCAGCTGCATAAATATCTAAGGGCGGGGTTCCCATTGAGAACTTCATATTAAAGCCATCACCCGAATCGGTTAGCAATGTGGATCCCGCTGTGTCTGGATCCATCAACCGTCGAAAAACTTTGTTGGTTTTGTGGTTGTAAAATGGTGAATTTGGAGAATTTCTTCGTATAAGATGGGCACTAAAGCCACCGTTGTTATTGATAGAAGTTGTTGCTGTAACAGAGTAATATACGAGATGAAACAAAAATATAGTGATGATTGCTATAGTATAATTTTTTTGATATAAAGGACAAAGGGTAGCCATAAGATTGAATTTAGGTAGTTATAAGAAGAAAATAAGTTGACTAATTGAGGAAGGATCACGATGGATATTTGAATCTCTTTGATATTTAGGCCACTGATATACTGAAATATGAACCGCAACATTCACAAATGTTTAAATAGAGGGTGGTAAAATTTGTGTTTATGGCTAAAAAGACACTAGCTAGTCTCACATGGAGATATGACCTTAATTAGTGctgaaatttttgtttttagaaaTAACTTGGAGGATAATCCGGCCACGTTTTCCTGAAAAAACTCTAACCAATTGTTTAatgggttaattacatataagtgcatatttgaatgttgttttagccataaggccaccaaatatttttttccctcataagacCACTACATTAAAAAGGATATTAAATTTTAGATATaaaaaactaacatatttacataaatgccattagagtaaaaagtcaacaatcatcttctctctcctctccagCGAGGTTTCCGGCCAATTCCGACGGGTCTCCGGTCGACCTCTGGCCAACTCCTGCGGGTCTCCGGCCGACCTCCGGCGAGTCTCCGACATacctccggccaacttccggcgaccacaaaagctactccgGTGAGATCTCCGGCAAGGTCACAAAAACTAcaatcaccagcaacaaaagctactgtcactagcaacaaaagctactctggtgagatttccggcaacctccagTGAGGTCACAAAAGTTtctgtcaccaacaacaaaagctaatCCAGTGAGATTTGCGCAGCCTCCAGCATGGTAACAAAAACTACTACCACCAAcactaaaagctactctcatcaacaacaaaaactactcctGTAAGATTTCCAGTAGTCTTCGGTGAGGTTACAAAAACTACTATCATCAAAACCAAAAgttactatcaccaacaacaaaagctacttcCACTAACACCAATAACTACTgccaccaacaacaaaagctaatCCGATGAGATATCTGCAGACTCCAGCAAGGTCACAAAAACTATTATCactaacaacaaaagctacaacCACCAACACTAAAAGCTATTCactaacaacaaaagctactcctgTAAGATTTCTAATAGCCTTCAGtaaggtcacaaaagctactgtcacctacattaaaaactactatcaccaacaacaaaagttactccTACTAACACTTATAGCTACTCTCATCACCAACAACAaatgctactctcaccaacaacaaatgCTACTGTCATCAACACCAAAAatctactgtcactaacaccaaaagctactgtcaccaaaaCCAAAAGTTACTCATCAAAACGCCAAAAGTTGCTCTAACCAACAccgaaaactactctcaccaacattaaaaagctactgacattAACAACGAAATCTACTCTCACTAACACCAAAACCTACTCTCAATGTACTAGCCTTTCTTCTTTCAAACCATCATTTATCAACCCAATAAAGCTACTGATAAGATAATAATGATTTGGAAATGCTAATCAAAGTTAATGCATGCCTAATCTAATACTATGCCCTTTTCCTTTCAAATCTACATTGAGAATCAATATAAATCAGCCAAGTCAGAGAAAAGCTACTTAAGTAACACACAGGAAGCTGCTCCCTTTAAGTTGATATACATTTAGACATGAATAACTTGAATAGAATATAAACTATAAATGTCCATGAATAGCAAACAGTAAACActaaaacaaaaggaaaggCGAATCATGAATAAAATATAAACTACAAATGTCCAGTGGAAGAAGATAAGGCACATATAATATCTAAATGATTTCAAGGTCTATACAAAACAAAGCACTGTAATTCCAATGCACCAAAAATCAAAGACAAAATCAGATTGGTGGCCATTTCACTCCGCCTGACTCTGATAATCAAATCAACCACATTTCGAACACTAATTCACTAATAAAATATTAAGAACAATTGAAATCGAAGATCGGTCCGTGGCCACATACATTAGGCTTCATTCGTTTTCTCGTCAATTCAATTGCTTCGCTCTCCCTTGGATCAATTAGGTTTTCAACTAAGCAAACAGAGCAATCAGTCAATCAAATCCTTACAACAGTAGCAGTCTTGAGCTAATTTAACTTATCGGTACATTAGCTAAGCGTAAAATGAAAACGTACCTTGAATCTCAGATAGGGCTCGCGAGGCCAAGCTTAACAGCCGACTCAAGGAGATGAAACGCTTCGTTTCGGCCATGGAGATCTTCGAACCTATCTTCGACAACGAACTCCGGGAGCAACAAGAATACGTGTCTCGCCTCTTCTATGTCTAATCACAGGCGCAAATCATACTTGCAATATGCAATTACAGCGATCACTTAGGAGTATGAAGACGATGGAGCCGAGCCTTGGAGACGATACTCAGGGCTTAAAGACGACGAAGCTGAAGCGAGCCGAGGATGAGCACGAGGCAGATAGTGTGCCTTCATATCAGAACGACGGCCATCGTAATTTGACGGGCGAGGTCAATTCCATGGCtcaattttggaattgaacagagagagagagtatgtgAGAGTGATTGATCTGTATTTGGCTCCGATGCGGTTAGTTTTCTTGGATAGAAGGGAAAAATCGTCAGTAATGGAAAATTTGTGGATgaaagtggccttatgtgtacaagaAAAATTAGGTGGCTTTATGACtaattaaattttcaaaatgaCACTTGTGTGTCATTTTCTATTGTTTAATTGGGCAAAGCCTAAAGGCATGGGTTCATTTTCTGACATTCATATGGAATGGTTTTCTCAAGCTCCAGAGTGTGTCCTGGATGCCCTacagtacgattgtaatcgtataattcattaatacaatttcatctttacCTCAAAAAAATAGAACTGCCCACCAGGCTTTACGATATTTTGATATAATGACGGGTCAGGGTTCATTATAAATTTAAAGATCCAAGCCCGTTTATATAAACGGGGCCTTACAGGCTTTTTCGGGCAGGGCCAGGTAGCCCTCATTTATCCGGGCTGGATCTATATTCTCTAGTTCccaataataaaaaatttaatctACATTTAATTTTGTATCTAAGTAAATTAATTAGGGTTCTTGAAGTATAGCTTGCGTAATTAATTTCGAGAAAGAACATTCGCAtgcatatagatatatatttatatgaatgtgtgtgtatttatatatatgcacacacacacacaaatatatatatatatatatatatatatatatagaggccttccaatgagggatccctttttttggtattttatagggataggccttataccaacttttcgatcatattttcacatctcaaccgttcagtttttaggtcctaatgtgtagatcacttctacaaattttcagccaaatcggtgatcgttaaggcatccaaaactgcaatttacacgaacggaccgaatctgtcgaaccggaaccgttcgtgtttataatggtaaattgcagttttggatgccttaacgatcataaaattggctgaaaatttgcagaagtgatctatacattaggacctaaaaactgaacggttaagatgtgaaaatatgatcgaaaagttggtataAGGCATATCCCTATAAAATAcccaaaaaagggatcccttagaggaagggccctgtatatatatatatatatatatatataggaagccGTTCGAAAGCGGTCGTCCGCTCTATAAGTAACAAAACCCTTCTGTGAATTCAGCAGAATTTCGCCGTTACCGGAAAACGATGTCAGTGGTTTAAATTTATAAGTATTGTCCAACACACAAAACGGGATGGTGACCGATTCTTACCCCATATTCCTTCATCACCCACATCTCATGCTGATGATAGGACGTGTTCTGGAAAAGTATGCACAAGCACCCTCTTGAAGCCCCAAGCACTTCACATGTAGCTTCAATTTTACAAGTCCCACAATCAGGTTTTGGCACTTCCAAGTATGTCTCACAGGCTAAATCGAGTGAATTAATTACTGTAGTAGTGCCGCACTTTAACGTCGTCACCAACCAATGGAGAGCTccccttagagcaagttcacccgttgggtcaccagggcACCAGGGCACCAGGGCAGGacactattcactgccactggatctttgcttccacccgttgggtcagggtcaccagtcagttactgttcatcgaatattttattaatttgtttttgtaaaatgagaaatgtatgatgtaaataaatagtattgataaacaattttaaaatgcaatcaaagaaaatttttttggtagacaaattatatgtccactgacactcttttttttatttttttattttttttttaaaaaacttcaccgacacttttatcacataTACACTaccgacaaagtttttgaaaagtgtgaaaatatttaaa encodes the following:
- the LOC133732104 gene encoding aspartic proteinase CDR1-like, translating into MQLQPANTGSDLIWTQCQPCQACYETKYALFDSRNSSTYRNITCSARECRLLGDARPPNYSPNICRKFPEGNCDYRVTYADKASSTGVLAKETITLTSKTGKVVTLKDIVFGCGFLNDAGPVGATGNQMGVIGLGKGPLSFVSQIAPHVGGKRFSYCLVPLDTDPSTKSQINFGNGSEVLGEGVVSTPLVDIEGESYVVAVEGITIGNEFVPFNSSKTLANKLNMIVDSGSTLGDVPRDIFDRVVTQLNMTLDPELEPRHIHHKLPHTNSSSWHELPSK